The Porites lutea chromosome 4, jaPorLute2.1, whole genome shotgun sequence genome contains a region encoding:
- the LOC140933409 gene encoding uncharacterized protein, giving the protein MELTFDVLNDRLKKVSSITILCSMLWISAHLALPLLVLSCLLQCPAPTQTAAGKKENKSSSREATKNQLTVSSKVKMSTVRLKETARPTTKPAAPTKKATTAKKTTTPTPLNEFSLNDILFKGRQSNEANAFIKANEQRGKTLETTYEHVREQDLNDIEALVRIRKGSS; this is encoded by the exons ATGGAGCTCACTTTTGATGTTTTAAATGACAGACTGAAGAAGGTTTCAAGTATTACCATTCTTTG TTCAATGTTGTGGATCTCGGCTCATCTGGCCTTACCTCTGTTAGTTTTAAGCTGTTTGCTGCAATGTCCCGCGCCAACTCAGACAGCcgcgggaaaaaaagaaaacaagtcatCTTCGAGGGAAGCGACTAAGAATCAGTTGACGGTGTCGTCCAAAGTAAAAATGTCAACCGTCCGGTTAAAAGAAACTGCAAGACCCACAACAAAGCCCGCTGCACCAACAAAGAAAGCTACGACAGCGAAAAAGACAACAACCCCAACACCTTTGAACGAGTTCTCACTAAATGACATCCTTTTCAAAGGTCGACAATCAA ACGAGGCGAACGCTTTCATCAAAGCCAATGAGCAAAGAGGAAAAACTTTAGAGACGACATATGAGCACGTTCGGGAACAAGATCTGAA
- the LOC140933022 gene encoding RYamide receptor-like, translated as MNSTANGSSGSWSCSNFTTQKIRGTVAFCLIIIVSLVANSLIVILVCKTPNLKKPINYFIANMASSDLLYPIFWIPWQLSYLHTNSFLIGGQLGQALCKLLPFFGTVSFTVSIQNLILIAVDRFGAVEFPLRSPLIRSKLCPFVILTTWIVAVAFNWPDLFTYKLVEHPEGTFCDLEWKEAFGESSSFASFVLAYHILSIYIPVLLLVILYSIIVIKLKTQVHPGEQSANTQQQRDRRNRNVLQMSIAIVTVFVFCWLPYSINFLIMLYQDAFTHLSCNLWISYEVTSYMASAYCAINPVICFVFSSNYRKALKRLIKCSFVQA; from the coding sequence ATGAACTCAACGGCGAACGGATCCAGCGGGTCTTGGAGCTGCTCTAATTTCACTACGCAAAAAATCAGAGGAACCGTTGCCTTTTGTCTGATCATCATTGTTTCACTGGTCGCAAACTCTCTAATTGTTATCCTCGTTTGTAAAACGCCGAACTTAAAAAAACCGATAAATTATTTCATCGCAAACATGGCCTCGTCTGATCTGCTGTATCCAATATTTTGGATACCATGGCAACTGTCCTACTTGCACACCAACTCGTTTCTTATCGGTGGTCAGCTTGGTCAGGCCTTGTGTAAGCTTCTCCCTTTCTTTGGTACCGTTTCCTTTACCGTTTCGATTCAGAATCTGATTCTGATAGCGGTGGATCGATTTGGAGCCGTGGAGTTTCCACTCCGTTCCCCACTCATCAGATCTAAGCTGTGTCCCTTCGTCATTCTCACCACATGGATAGTTGCCGTAGCTTTCAATTGGCCAGACTTGTTCACTTACAAGCTCGTTGAACACCCAGAGGGAACCTTTTGTGATCTGGAATGGAAGGAAGCATTCGGAGAGTCCTCATCCTTTGCCAGTTTCGTACTAGCTTACCACATTCTGTCTATATACATCCCTGTGTTGTTGCTAGTTATTCTTTACTCCATCATTGTTATCAAGCTCAAGACACAGGTACACCCGGGTGAACAGTCCGCCAACACACAGCAACAGCGGGACAGAAGAAACAGAAACGTGCTTCAAATGTCCATTGCTATCGTTACAGTGTTTGTGTTTTGCTGGTTACCTTACTCTATCAACTTTTTAATCATGTTGTATCAGGACGCTTTCACGCATTTATCGTGTAATTTATGGATATCCTATGAAGTCACCTCTTATATGGCTAGCGCGTACTGTGCTATCAACCCAGTTATCTGTTTCGTGTTTAGCAGTAATTACCGAAAAGCTCTTAAAAGActcataaaatgttcttttgtacaGGCGTAG